A single region of the Ancylobacter novellus DSM 506 genome encodes:
- the lpxA gene encoding acyl-ACP--UDP-N-acetylglucosamine O-acyltransferase, producing the protein MSAARIDPTARIEDGATLGEGVEIGAFCTVGPHVVLEAGVKLISHVAVAGHTTIGANSVVYPFASLGFPPQSYHYKGEPSRLAIGRDCIIREHVTMNIGTAGGHMETVVGEGGMFMVGSHIAHDCVVGARAVFANNATLAGHVTVGENVFIGGLSAVHQFVRIGDGCIIGGMCGVRHDLIPFGAMVEGRPGLGGLNIIGLKRRGFSRPQIHALRAAYRELFYSAGTLGERTDRVAARFADDANVMHLIEFVRSAGKRRLTVPVDAADHVAEPEAA; encoded by the coding sequence GTGAGCGCCGCCCGCATCGATCCGACGGCACGCATCGAGGATGGTGCGACGCTGGGCGAGGGGGTCGAGATCGGCGCCTTCTGCACGGTCGGGCCGCATGTCGTGCTCGAAGCCGGGGTGAAGCTGATCTCGCACGTCGCCGTGGCGGGTCACACCACCATCGGCGCGAACAGCGTGGTCTATCCCTTCGCCTCGCTCGGCTTCCCGCCGCAGTCCTACCACTACAAGGGCGAGCCGAGCCGGCTCGCCATCGGCCGCGACTGCATCATCCGCGAGCATGTGACGATGAACATCGGCACCGCCGGCGGCCACATGGAGACGGTGGTCGGCGAGGGCGGCATGTTCATGGTCGGCAGCCATATCGCCCATGACTGCGTCGTCGGCGCCCGCGCGGTGTTCGCCAACAACGCCACGCTCGCCGGTCACGTCACCGTGGGCGAGAACGTGTTCATCGGCGGGCTCTCGGCGGTGCACCAGTTCGTGCGCATCGGCGATGGCTGCATCATCGGCGGCATGTGCGGCGTGCGCCACGACCTCATCCCCTTCGGCGCCATGGTCGAAGGCCGGCCGGGACTCGGCGGGCTGAACATCATCGGGCTGAAGCGCCGCGGCTTCTCGCGGCCGCAGATCCATGCGCTGCGCGCCGCCTATCGCGAGCTGTTCTACAGCGCGGGCACGCTCGGCGAGCGCACCGACCGCGTGGCCGCGCGCTTCGCGGACGATGCCAACGTCATGCACCTGATCGAGTTCGTCCGCAGCGCCGGCAAGCGCCGCCTGACCGTTCCCGTCGACGCGGCCGACCATGTCGCCGAGCCCGAAGCCGCCTGA
- the lpxD gene encoding UDP-3-O-(3-hydroxymyristoyl)glucosamine N-acyltransferase, with amino-acid sequence MSDPFFHPAPAPLTIGEICALIGGSPGEGVDPAWTIANVASLEEAGPSDLAYMDGARHVGDLRRTHAGACLVSERFAAHVPEGTAVLVVARPYAAFVTVARRFHEASLRPGAVFGQPGVAAGAMVHPQARLEAEVTVDPGAVVGPGAEIGAGTIVASGAVIGPGVRIGRACSIGAGASLLHALLGDRVIVHPGARIGQDGFGYLGGARGHAKVPQIGRVILQDDVEIGAGTTIDRGGLRDTVIGEGTKIDNLVQIAHNVVIGRHCIVVSQTGIAGSATLGDFVMLGGQVGVIGHVHIGDGARIAATSNVKDDVPPGVEWGGSPAKPMREWFREVMAVQRLARGERPAGGRQEER; translated from the coding sequence ATGAGCGATCCCTTCTTCCATCCGGCGCCGGCGCCCCTGACGATCGGCGAGATCTGCGCTCTCATAGGCGGCTCGCCGGGCGAGGGCGTCGATCCGGCCTGGACCATCGCCAATGTCGCCTCGCTGGAGGAGGCGGGGCCGTCCGACCTCGCTTACATGGACGGAGCGCGCCATGTCGGCGACCTGCGCCGTACCCATGCCGGCGCCTGCCTCGTCAGCGAGCGCTTCGCTGCGCATGTGCCGGAGGGCACCGCGGTGCTCGTCGTCGCCCGGCCCTATGCCGCCTTCGTCACCGTCGCCCGCCGTTTCCATGAGGCGAGCCTGCGTCCCGGCGCCGTGTTCGGCCAGCCCGGCGTCGCCGCCGGGGCCATGGTGCATCCGCAGGCGCGGCTCGAAGCCGAGGTGACGGTCGATCCCGGCGCGGTGGTCGGCCCCGGCGCGGAGATCGGTGCCGGCACCATCGTCGCCTCCGGCGCTGTCATCGGTCCGGGGGTGCGCATCGGGCGCGCCTGCTCCATCGGCGCGGGGGCGAGCCTGCTGCATGCGCTGCTCGGCGACCGGGTGATCGTGCATCCCGGCGCGCGCATCGGCCAGGACGGGTTCGGCTATCTCGGCGGTGCCCGGGGCCACGCCAAGGTGCCGCAGATCGGCCGCGTCATCCTGCAGGACGACGTGGAGATCGGCGCCGGCACGACGATCGACCGCGGCGGCCTGCGCGACACGGTGATCGGCGAGGGCACCAAGATCGACAATCTGGTGCAGATCGCGCACAACGTGGTCATCGGCCGCCACTGCATCGTTGTCTCGCAGACCGGCATCGCCGGCAGCGCGACGCTGGGCGATTTCGTCATGCTGGGCGGGCAGGTGGGCGTGATCGGCCATGTGCATATCGGCGACGGGGCGCGCATCGCCGCCACCAGCAATGTGAAGGACGACGTGCCGCCCGGCGTGGAGTGGGGCGGCTCGCCCGCCAAGCCCATGCGCGAATGGTTCCGCGAAGTGATGGCGGTGCAGCGGCTGGCGCGCGGCGAACGGCCGGCGGGCGGCCGGCAAGAGGAACGATAG
- the bamA gene encoding outer membrane protein assembly factor BamA, whose protein sequence is MARIRFVRKLASVVGIVALMAVASVAGSVAVPTSAMAQSASSIIVEGNRRVDADTIRSYFQTGPGESLTPAKIDEGLKALYATGLFSDVTISNRGGRLVVRVAENEVINRVAFEGNKKVKDEQLSVEVQSKARSPLSKTTVQADTQRIIEVYHRAGRYDVRVTPKTIDRGQGRVDLVFEITEGDKLGISEIRFVGNKAFSAYKLKDEITTTESNWLSWLKNTDIYDVDRINTDQELLRRFYLKHGYADFRIISVTADLDRKSGGFILTYTFEEGPQYRVGTVEVASGIKDVDVNRLRSALRVAPGQVYNAELVEKSVENATIEVSKSGYAFAQVRPRGDRNVEARTISLVFAVEEGPRVYIERIDIRGNTRTRDWVIRREFDLAEGDAYNRVLVDRAERRLNNLGYFKTVKITNEPGTAPDRIVLVVTVEDQPTGEFSVSGGYSTADGFIGEVAVSEKNFLGRGQYVRLAGQLGENVQGVDFSFTEPYFLDYRVAAGFDLFWKETSATDYSPYDTETAGGTLRVALPLTDELTLGLRYTLSQKEITVDQECPYTWSVATCNAYWGDISWAILEVNGVSAITSAVGYTLSYNMLDNNKDPTNGYLVELKQDLAGLGGDVNFIRSTFDARWYMPVVGDFVLMLRGQAGNVTSWGGENLRILDNFFKGPDLVRGFAPNGIGPRDLASGNPLLGEEPDALGGTLYWGTTAEVQFPLSFLPKDFGLKAAVFADAGSLWDYQGDTIFPNIAGWNDPGNLVNCSAIPGSSTKGLANVCVADSDLIRSSVGVSLIWSSPFGPLRFDYAWALTKEYYDQVQEFRFSGGTRF, encoded by the coding sequence ATGGCTCGTATCCGGTTCGTGCGTAAGTTGGCCTCGGTAGTTGGTATTGTCGCGCTGATGGCCGTCGCGAGCGTTGCTGGATCAGTCGCCGTGCCGACAAGCGCCATGGCGCAGTCGGCGAGCTCCATCATCGTCGAGGGCAACCGCCGCGTCGACGCCGACACCATCCGCTCCTATTTCCAGACCGGTCCGGGCGAATCGCTCACCCCCGCCAAGATCGACGAGGGCCTGAAGGCGCTCTACGCCACCGGCCTGTTCTCCGACGTCACCATCAGCAATCGCGGCGGCCGGCTGGTCGTGCGAGTGGCCGAGAACGAGGTGATCAACCGCGTTGCCTTCGAGGGCAACAAGAAGGTCAAGGACGAGCAGCTCTCCGTCGAGGTGCAGTCCAAGGCGCGCAGCCCGCTGTCCAAGACCACGGTGCAGGCCGACACGCAGCGCATCATCGAGGTCTATCACCGCGCCGGCCGCTACGACGTGCGCGTCACGCCGAAGACCATCGACCGCGGCCAGGGCCGCGTGGACCTCGTGTTCGAGATCACCGAGGGCGACAAGCTCGGCATCTCCGAGATCCGTTTCGTCGGCAACAAGGCGTTCTCGGCCTACAAGCTGAAGGACGAGATCACCACGACCGAGTCGAACTGGCTCTCCTGGCTGAAGAACACCGACATCTATGACGTCGACCGCATCAACACCGACCAGGAGCTGCTGCGTCGCTTCTATCTGAAGCACGGCTATGCCGACTTCCGCATCATCTCGGTGACGGCTGATCTCGACCGCAAGAGCGGCGGCTTCATCCTCACCTACACCTTCGAGGAAGGCCCGCAGTACCGCGTCGGTACCGTGGAGGTCGCCTCGGGCATCAAGGACGTGGACGTCAACCGGCTGCGCTCCGCGCTGCGCGTCGCGCCGGGCCAGGTCTACAACGCCGAGCTGGTCGAGAAGTCGGTCGAGAACGCGACCATCGAGGTGTCGAAGAGCGGCTACGCCTTCGCCCAGGTCCGCCCGCGCGGTGACCGCAATGTCGAGGCCCGCACCATCTCGCTGGTGTTCGCGGTCGAGGAAGGCCCGCGCGTCTACATCGAGCGCATCGACATCCGCGGCAACACCCGCACCCGCGACTGGGTCATCCGCCGCGAGTTCGATCTCGCCGAGGGCGACGCCTATAACCGCGTGCTGGTCGATCGCGCCGAGCGTCGGCTGAACAATCTCGGCTACTTCAAGACGGTGAAGATCACCAACGAGCCGGGCACGGCGCCGGACCGCATCGTCCTCGTCGTGACGGTCGAGGACCAGCCGACGGGCGAGTTCTCGGTCTCCGGCGGCTATTCGACCGCCGACGGCTTCATCGGCGAAGTCGCGGTCTCCGAGAAGAACTTCCTCGGCCGCGGCCAGTATGTGCGCCTTGCCGGCCAGCTCGGCGAGAACGTGCAGGGCGTCGATTTCAGCTTCACCGAACCGTATTTCCTCGACTACCGCGTCGCGGCGGGCTTCGACCTGTTCTGGAAGGAGACCAGCGCGACCGACTACAGCCCGTATGACACGGAGACGGCCGGCGGCACGCTGCGCGTCGCCCTGCCGCTGACCGACGAGCTGACCCTCGGCCTGCGCTACACGCTGTCGCAGAAGGAGATCACGGTCGACCAGGAGTGCCCGTACACCTGGAGCGTGGCGACCTGTAACGCCTATTGGGGCGACATCTCCTGGGCGATCCTCGAGGTCAACGGCGTGTCGGCCATCACCTCGGCCGTCGGTTACACGCTGAGCTATAACATGCTCGACAACAACAAGGATCCGACGAACGGCTACCTGGTCGAGCTGAAGCAGGACCTCGCGGGTCTGGGCGGCGACGTGAACTTCATCCGCTCGACCTTCGATGCCCGCTGGTACATGCCTGTCGTCGGCGACTTCGTCCTCATGCTGCGCGGCCAGGCCGGTAACGTCACCTCCTGGGGCGGCGAGAACCTGCGCATCCTCGACAACTTCTTCAAGGGTCCCGACCTCGTCCGCGGCTTCGCCCCGAACGGCATCGGTCCGCGCGACCTTGCCTCGGGCAACCCGCTGCTGGGCGAGGAGCCGGACGCGCTCGGCGGCACGCTCTACTGGGGCACCACTGCCGAGGTGCAGTTCCCGCTGTCCTTCCTGCCGAAGGACTTCGGCCTGAAGGCGGCCGTGTTCGCCGACGCTGGTTCGCTGTGGGATTACCAGGGCGACACCATCTTCCCGAACATCGCGGGTTGGAACGACCCAGGCAATCTCGTGAACTGCAGTGCCATACCGGGTTCGTCGACCAAGGGCCTCGCCAATGTCTGCGTCGCCGACAGCGACCTGATCCGCTCCTCGGTCGGCGTCAGCCTGATCTGGAGCTCGCCCTTCGGCCCGCTGCGCTTCGACTACGCCTGGGCGCTCACGAAGGAATACTACGACCAGGTCCAGGAGTTCCGCTTCAGCGGCGGCACGCGCTTCTGA
- the fabZ gene encoding 3-hydroxyacyl-ACP dehydratase FabZ, with product MDVQAEEKNEAAGGTAALGTADIHRILEALPHRYPFLMVDKIVGIEGDKRAVGIKNVSANEPHFQGHFPNNPVMPGVLILEGMAQTAGTICLLGRPDDGPPSIVYFMTIDKAKFRRPVVPGDVLEYHMTQISKRRNMWWFRGEAKVDGQLVAEAEVGAMIGQGDRK from the coding sequence ATGGACGTGCAGGCCGAAGAGAAGAACGAGGCCGCCGGCGGGACCGCCGCGCTCGGCACCGCCGACATCCACCGCATCCTGGAGGCGCTGCCGCACCGCTACCCCTTCCTGATGGTCGACAAGATCGTCGGCATCGAGGGCGACAAGCGGGCGGTCGGCATAAAGAACGTCTCGGCCAACGAGCCGCATTTCCAGGGCCATTTCCCCAACAATCCGGTGATGCCCGGCGTGCTCATCCTCGAAGGCATGGCGCAGACCGCCGGCACCATCTGCCTGCTGGGTCGGCCGGACGACGGCCCGCCGTCGATCGTCTATTTCATGACCATCGACAAGGCGAAGTTCCGCAGGCCGGTGGTACCGGGCGACGTGCTCGAATACCACATGACGCAGATCTCCAAGCGGCGGAACATGTGGTGGTTCCGCGGCGAGGCCAAGGTCGACGGCCAGCTCGTCGCCGAAGCCGAGGTCGGCGCGATGATCGGGCAGGGGGATCGCAAGTGA
- a CDS encoding LpxI family protein, translated as MSPSPKPPEAGAAPARGRLAIICGGGAFPLAVAEAARRAGREVVLFPVRGFADMAVESWPHVWIPIGRFGLLKREMRRHGCTEVVFIGTALRPRIRDIRLDWTTLTLLPRVLRMLRGGDDHLLTSLGRLFEESGFRLVGAHEVAPEILIPAGQLGGVAPSAEEMDDVAVGRHALGVTGPLDIGQGLVVMNRHVVALEAAEGTDLMLARVAELRGNGRIKAPARCGVLVKRPKEGQDRRLDLPSLGTRTVEGAARAGLAGIAVEAGGVIVTDVAALVRAADRAGLFIYAFGQDEAPAP; from the coding sequence ATGTCGCCGAGCCCGAAGCCGCCTGAGGCGGGCGCGGCGCCGGCGCGGGGCCGGCTCGCCATCATCTGCGGCGGCGGCGCCTTCCCTCTGGCGGTGGCCGAGGCGGCGCGCCGCGCCGGCCGCGAGGTGGTGCTGTTCCCGGTGCGCGGCTTCGCCGACATGGCGGTCGAGAGCTGGCCGCATGTGTGGATCCCCATCGGCCGCTTCGGCCTGTTGAAGCGCGAGATGCGCCGTCACGGTTGCACCGAGGTGGTGTTCATCGGCACGGCGCTGCGCCCGCGCATCCGCGACATACGCCTGGACTGGACGACGCTCACGCTGCTGCCGCGCGTGCTCCGCATGCTGCGCGGGGGCGACGACCATCTGCTCACCAGCCTCGGGCGGCTGTTCGAGGAGTCCGGCTTCCGCCTCGTCGGTGCGCATGAGGTCGCCCCGGAAATCCTTATCCCCGCCGGGCAGCTCGGCGGCGTCGCGCCGAGCGCGGAGGAGATGGACGACGTCGCCGTCGGCCGCCATGCGCTCGGCGTCACCGGCCCGCTCGACATCGGCCAGGGGCTGGTGGTGATGAACCGCCACGTCGTGGCGCTGGAAGCGGCGGAGGGGACCGACCTCATGCTGGCGCGCGTCGCCGAACTGCGCGGCAATGGCCGCATCAAGGCGCCCGCCCGCTGCGGCGTGCTGGTGAAGCGGCCGAAGGAGGGGCAGGACCGCCGGCTCGACCTGCCCTCGCTCGGCACGCGCACGGTGGAGGGCGCCGCCCGCGCCGGCCTCGCCGGCATCGCGGTGGAAGCCGGCGGCGTCATCGTCACCGATGTCGCCGCGCTGGTGCGCGCCGCCGACCGCGCCGGCCTGTTCATCTACGCCTTCGGGCAGGACGAGGCGCCGGCGCCATGA